A genome region from Nocardia sp. NBC_01730 includes the following:
- a CDS encoding Fic family protein, producing MLLPTPALTAADSRVLADVDRMRDELRHELQAKPGKWAGGLRKFLTADAVAASNSIEGFKVSTVDVEDLIAGERDVEVSEENKAETLAYERMMTYIQTLHDVDDFTYSKGFLNALHWMLQGHRHTERRPAGQWRPGPVYVTDARDPSIAAYTAPDADQVPELTRELIDWLNTDDGTHPLVRAAMAHLHLVSIHPWADGNGRISRSLQTLMIAREGVLAPEFSSIEAWLGRPGNTWEYYQVLGRRGSTYRPDQDVSEWIRFNLTAYHQQAQTVHARWVRSGTVWAKLEGYVAGIRLDERVISALHDVAMSGRVRRTRYEQSEGLSLQQAQRDLRDLVALRVLEPVGKTRARFYTAGPAYPATALEIAGTPTTLESPYGRSSVEARWRRSNGQALVPQDWITEEIDDD from the coding sequence ATGTTGTTGCCCACGCCCGCGCTGACCGCCGCCGATAGCCGCGTCCTCGCCGATGTGGACCGGATGCGCGACGAACTACGCCATGAGCTTCAGGCCAAACCCGGCAAATGGGCAGGCGGCCTTCGTAAGTTCCTCACCGCCGACGCCGTCGCCGCATCGAACTCCATCGAGGGGTTCAAAGTCTCCACCGTCGACGTGGAAGATCTAATCGCAGGCGAACGGGACGTCGAGGTCTCCGAGGAGAACAAGGCCGAGACGCTCGCCTACGAGCGGATGATGACCTACATCCAAACGCTGCACGACGTCGACGATTTCACCTACAGCAAGGGATTTCTCAACGCACTGCACTGGATGCTGCAGGGGCATCGGCACACTGAACGTCGCCCGGCTGGACAATGGCGACCCGGTCCCGTGTACGTGACCGACGCCCGTGATCCGAGCATCGCCGCTTACACCGCCCCCGACGCCGATCAAGTGCCGGAGTTGACGAGAGAACTCATCGATTGGCTCAACACCGATGACGGCACGCATCCGCTGGTGCGCGCGGCGATGGCACATCTGCATCTGGTATCCATCCACCCCTGGGCCGACGGCAACGGACGCATATCCCGATCACTACAGACCCTGATGATCGCCCGGGAAGGCGTTCTCGCACCGGAGTTCTCGTCCATCGAAGCGTGGCTCGGCAGGCCCGGTAACACGTGGGAGTACTACCAGGTCCTCGGCCGGCGGGGCAGCACCTACCGGCCGGATCAGGATGTGTCCGAATGGATTCGGTTCAACCTGACCGCCTACCACCAACAGGCCCAAACAGTGCATGCCCGTTGGGTTCGGTCCGGCACGGTGTGGGCGAAGCTCGAGGGCTACGTCGCAGGTATCCGCCTGGACGAACGCGTCATCAGCGCACTGCATGATGTCGCGATGTCCGGCAGGGTCCGGCGAACTCGTTACGAACAATCCGAAGGGCTGAGTCTGCAACAAGCGCAACGCGATCTGCGCGACCTCGTTGCACTCCGGGTGCTCGAACCGGTCGGAAAGACCCGAGCCCGCTTCTACACCGCCGGACCGGCCTACCCGGCAACAGCATTGGAAATCGCTGGCACCCCAACTACCCTCGAAAGCCCCTATGGCCGCAGTTCGGTCGAAGCACGTTGGAGACGCAGCAACGGCCAGGCACTCGTGCCCCAGGATTGGATCACCGAAGAGATCGATGACGACTGA
- a CDS encoding alpha/beta hydrolase — MATAERARADMNKQKPDPIPPAGLRRRHLVTVRTVEGFPCYTVASRSAAAESAKALIYVHGGAYIHQITHQHWRFISRLVDAGCRVEVPLYGLAPQHVYGEAFPLVTAVHRNLLDHYPPESVIWAGDSAGAGLALAVTQTLPESGLPMPARLILLSPWLDITMSNPQIRQVEQHDPWLSSAGLIEAGRAWAGGDDPHDPRLSPINGPIAGLPPLDVYIGTADVFDPDARRLREMAEQASVAIRLTEVDGAFHVYALAPVPEARAATQAIIATVRQF; from the coding sequence ATGGCCACCGCAGAACGGGCCCGTGCCGACATGAACAAGCAGAAGCCCGATCCTATCCCGCCCGCGGGGCTGCGACGGCGGCACCTGGTGACCGTTCGCACGGTCGAGGGCTTTCCCTGCTACACCGTCGCCTCCCGGTCCGCCGCCGCCGAGTCGGCCAAAGCGCTGATCTATGTACATGGCGGCGCGTACATCCACCAGATCACCCACCAGCATTGGCGCTTCATCTCCCGCCTGGTCGACGCCGGTTGCCGAGTCGAGGTTCCCCTCTATGGGCTGGCGCCCCAACACGTCTACGGCGAGGCGTTCCCCCTCGTCACCGCTGTCCACCGGAATCTGCTCGATCACTACCCACCCGAGTCGGTCATCTGGGCCGGCGATTCGGCCGGCGCGGGACTCGCGCTCGCGGTGACACAGACCCTGCCCGAATCCGGTTTGCCCATGCCTGCCCGGCTCATTCTGCTGTCCCCCTGGCTGGACATCACCATGTCGAATCCTCAGATCCGGCAAGTCGAACAACACGATCCGTGGCTGTCCAGTGCCGGCCTCATCGAAGCCGGACGGGCGTGGGCAGGCGGCGATGACCCGCACGACCCGCGATTGAGCCCGATCAACGGACCGATCGCGGGTCTGCCGCCCCTGGACGTGTACATCGGTACCGCCGATGTCTTCGACCCCGACGCCAGGCGACTTCGCGAAATGGCCGAACAAGCCAGCGTCGCCATCCGTCTCACCGAGGTCGACGGCGCCTTCCACGTCTATGCCCTGGCGCCCGTACCCGAGGCCCGCGCAGCGACGCAGGCCATCATCGCCACCGTGCGACAGTTCTGA
- a CDS encoding TNT domain-containing protein has protein sequence MRYRSFITVILTSLLLLVGQPWTAHAQPGPAQSTCTPAIPDNAPPTTSFYDPNRQYLGPDPLPQGLPVQPLLIGYQRLGTLTADDFVAKYRNDSGWIYPPEDGFQVIDGQAVRHPQELPTGTRIDRFGYPGGRFLAPANDHFEARALPPQNLNTPTGTPPSNYHLYCVLKPFTVEAGPIAAWFEQPGGGTQFLLQATHLPEAGSALSVTWLLQNGYLVEERAA, from the coding sequence GTGCGCTACCGGTCTTTCATCACCGTGATCCTCACCTCACTGCTGCTTCTGGTCGGCCAACCGTGGACGGCACATGCCCAACCAGGGCCAGCACAGTCGACTTGCACCCCAGCAATTCCGGATAACGCACCACCGACGACGAGCTTCTACGACCCGAATCGGCAGTATCTCGGCCCCGATCCGCTCCCACAGGGACTGCCGGTACAGCCGCTGCTGATCGGGTACCAGCGGCTTGGCACACTCACCGCGGATGACTTCGTGGCCAAGTACCGCAACGACTCCGGCTGGATCTACCCTCCCGAGGACGGATTCCAGGTGATCGACGGGCAGGCCGTGCGGCACCCGCAGGAATTGCCGACCGGCACGCGGATCGACCGGTTCGGTTACCCGGGTGGACGTTTCCTCGCACCAGCAAATGACCATTTCGAAGCGCGGGCGCTGCCGCCACAGAACCTCAACACGCCCACGGGAACTCCACCGAGCAACTACCACCTCTACTGTGTACTCAAACCGTTCACGGTCGAGGCGGGTCCGATCGCCGCATGGTTCGAGCAACCCGGTGGTGGAACCCAATTCCTCCTACAGGCCACGCACCTCCCCGAGGCCGGATCGGCACTGAGCGTCACGTGGCTACTGCAGAATGGATACCTCGTCGAAGAAAGGGCTGCCTGA
- a CDS encoding AAA family ATPase encodes MSASRYARWDKAGHLLRTWGPREDSDKEVYAALSRSRTVFYTPTVASTLRELRDDLKLLYDRVNICIDQHVQAGTHLHRMPDYIELLVIDESERLTATAIEHLRDQYDRGDHGLLFIGMPGIEKTFSRYPQLYSRVGFAHHYRPLTGEELTFVLTRHWHKLGLDLDPDDFTDTQAVAAVARITGGNSRLLQRLFAQIHRIMKINELHTITADVVETARSTLVIGTT; translated from the coding sequence GTGTCTGCGTCGCGCTACGCCCGCTGGGACAAAGCAGGACACCTGCTGCGCACCTGGGGTCCCCGCGAAGACTCCGACAAAGAGGTCTACGCCGCGCTGTCCCGGTCACGCACGGTGTTCTACACACCCACCGTCGCCTCGACCCTGCGGGAACTGCGCGACGATCTCAAGCTGCTCTACGACCGGGTCAACATCTGCATCGACCAGCACGTCCAGGCAGGCACACATCTCCACCGGATGCCCGACTACATCGAACTGCTCGTCATCGACGAATCCGAACGCCTGACCGCCACCGCCATCGAACACCTGCGCGACCAGTACGACCGCGGAGACCACGGCCTGCTGTTCATCGGGATGCCCGGGATCGAGAAAACGTTCTCCCGCTATCCGCAGCTCTACAGCCGCGTCGGCTTCGCCCACCACTACCGGCCGCTGACCGGCGAGGAACTCACCTTTGTCCTGACCCGGCACTGGCACAAACTCGGCCTCGACCTAGACCCCGACGACTTCACCGACACCCAAGCCGTCGCCGCGGTCGCCCGTATCACCGGCGGCAACTCCCGGCTCCTGCAACGCCTGTTCGCCCAGATTCACCGCATCATGAAAATCAACGAACTCCACACCATCACCGCCGACGTCGTCGAAACCGCCCGCAGCACCCTCGTCATCGGCACCACCTGA
- a CDS encoding transposase family protein: protein MTGRGLTEGMALRRPRPSLATITRRAARAAAERGWVPLSYTTVRAIVTALDPAMLTLAHDGAVAFRDTYELVYRRRAERPYVMWQADHTQLDILIVEAGKHRRPSLTVVLDDRSRAVLGNTVNLGAPSALNTSLALRQAIWTKPDPAWPMCGIPEILYVDHGSDFISDHLAQVAADLKFAIVHSTIARPQGRGKVERLFGSINTELLTELPGHLVHGKPVTTPALSLRQFDEAIGRYITTVYHPRVHSEIGVSPQQAWVADGWLPRMPENLEQLDLLLVTVATPRVVHRDGIHFQGLRYLHPTLAAYVREPVTVHYDPRDITEVHVFHKNRFLCKAVSPDHIGETIGLEDIQAARRAYWHRLREQINERIPVVTDYRPAPEPAPPQPAPAPPPGPRLRAYQED, encoded by the coding sequence GTGACGGGTCGCGGGCTGACCGAGGGAATGGCGCTGCGCCGGCCGCGTCCGTCGCTGGCGACGATCACCCGCCGCGCCGCCCGCGCCGCCGCCGAACGGGGATGGGTTCCGTTGTCCTACACCACTGTTCGCGCGATCGTCACTGCTCTCGACCCGGCCATGCTCACCCTCGCCCACGACGGCGCCGTAGCCTTCCGCGACACCTACGAGCTGGTGTATCGCCGCCGCGCCGAGCGCCCGTACGTGATGTGGCAGGCCGATCACACCCAGCTCGACATCCTCATCGTCGAGGCCGGCAAGCACAGGCGCCCCTCGCTGACCGTGGTACTCGACGACCGCTCCCGCGCGGTGCTCGGCAACACCGTGAACCTCGGCGCGCCGTCGGCGCTGAACACGTCACTGGCGTTGCGGCAGGCGATCTGGACCAAACCCGATCCGGCATGGCCGATGTGCGGGATCCCCGAGATCCTCTATGTCGACCACGGCAGCGACTTCATCAGCGACCACCTCGCCCAGGTCGCGGCCGATCTGAAGTTCGCGATCGTGCACTCGACCATCGCCCGGCCCCAGGGCCGCGGGAAAGTGGAAAGGTTGTTCGGCAGTATCAACACCGAACTGCTCACCGAGCTGCCCGGCCACCTCGTCCACGGCAAACCCGTCACCACGCCGGCACTGTCGCTGCGCCAGTTCGACGAGGCGATCGGCCGGTACATCACCACCGTCTACCACCCGCGGGTTCACTCCGAGATCGGCGTCTCGCCCCAGCAGGCATGGGTTGCCGATGGCTGGCTGCCACGCATGCCCGAGAATCTGGAACAGCTCGATCTGCTGCTGGTCACGGTCGCCACACCCCGCGTCGTGCACCGCGACGGAATCCATTTCCAGGGCCTGCGCTACCTGCATCCCACCCTGGCCGCCTACGTCCGCGAACCCGTCACCGTCCACTACGACCCGCGCGACATCACCGAGGTCCACGTCTTCCACAAGAACCGGTTTCTGTGCAAGGCCGTCAGTCCCGACCACATCGGCGAGACCATCGGGCTCGAGGACATCCAGGCCGCCCGCCGCGCCTACTGGCACCGGCTGCGCGAGCAGATCAACGAACGCATCCCCGTGGTGACCGACTACCGCCCCGCACCGGAACCCGCGCCGCCACAACCGGCCCCGGCACCCCCACCAGGGCCGCGGCTGCGCGCCTATCAGGAGGACTGA
- a CDS encoding recombinase family protein, with amino-acid sequence MRIGYGRVSTRDQHPEAQHDALTAAGCEKIFVDMASGKLATRPELDKALLSANRAGDQLVVTKLDRLGRSLEHLIDLSKTLESRGVDLVVLDQKIDTSTALGRMFFQILGAIAEFEHALTSERTRDGLAAARARGRTGGQKPKLGPRQVQLARQMYDELDEAGKRRYTVAPIAAEFGVTRPTIYRHLSPADATM; translated from the coding sequence ATGCGAATCGGCTACGGGCGCGTCTCGACGCGCGATCAGCACCCCGAAGCACAACACGACGCGTTGACCGCGGCCGGGTGCGAGAAGATCTTTGTCGACATGGCTTCAGGCAAGCTCGCGACCCGGCCCGAACTGGACAAGGCGCTGCTGTCGGCCAACCGTGCCGGTGATCAGCTGGTGGTCACCAAGCTGGACCGGCTCGGCCGCTCGCTCGAGCACCTCATCGACCTGTCGAAGACCCTCGAGAGTCGTGGGGTGGATTTGGTGGTGCTCGATCAGAAGATCGACACCTCCACCGCGCTCGGGCGGATGTTCTTCCAGATCCTCGGCGCCATCGCCGAATTCGAGCACGCCCTCACGTCCGAACGCACCCGTGACGGCCTGGCTGCCGCCCGCGCCCGGGGCCGCACCGGCGGCCAGAAACCCAAGCTCGGCCCGCGACAGGTGCAGCTGGCGCGGCAGATGTACGACGAACTCGACGAGGCCGGCAAACGCCGCTACACCGTCGCGCCGATCGCCGCCGAGTTCGGCGTCACCCGTCCGACGATCTACCGGCATCTGTCCCCCGCGGACGCGACAATGTGA
- a CDS encoding MauE/DoxX family redox-associated membrane protein, which produces MLPATELVVGRMYALGAFGSGADAAAVLAMVTAAVVIALLRGQQVSCGCLGKVWER; this is translated from the coding sequence CTGCTCCCGGCGACCGAGCTGGTGGTGGGCAGGATGTACGCCCTCGGCGCCTTCGGCAGCGGCGCGGACGCTGCCGCAGTGCTGGCGATGGTGACCGCCGCGGTGGTGATCGCGCTGCTGCGCGGGCAACAGGTCTCGTGTGGATGTCTGGGCAAGGTGTGGGAACGCTGA
- a CDS encoding flavin-containing monooxygenase: MAVVIVGAGFGGVAMALELVRSGHHDFVILEKASEAGGVWRENTYPGAACDVPSPYYSFSFAPNPSWPRRYSEQRDIKAYLNRLMDNYGLRPHIRFNTEVTGADFDAATRRWRIETNTGETLDADVFVPATGQLSRPAIPAISGRESFAGVSFHSAEWNHDYELAGKRVAVIGTGASAVQFVPRIQPVVADLTVFQRSAPYILPKPDTAYGRLHRLTFRRRPLLQSAERLLCWSGGELAALGLGGNRSIARFVGWIAKWNLRIQIPDEKLRAALTPDYPIGCKCVLFGNNFYAALTETNVHVVTEAITEITPRGILTADGVEHDVDAIIYGTGFRPQELLAPMKIRDHNGRDLHDVWAAGARAYLGIAVPGFPNLFIMYGPNTNLGSGSIIYMLERQARYIRQLIEHLDTHPGTALDVRADVERHYDTEVQRRLASTVWASCPSWYRSETGRISTNWPGLVSEYDRRTRRVEIADYRLMP, translated from the coding sequence GTGGCTGTAGTCATCGTCGGTGCAGGATTCGGTGGGGTGGCGATGGCGTTGGAGCTCGTGCGCTCCGGTCACCATGATTTCGTCATCCTGGAGAAGGCATCCGAGGCAGGGGGAGTCTGGCGGGAGAACACCTATCCGGGTGCGGCATGCGACGTTCCGTCGCCGTACTACTCGTTCTCATTCGCCCCGAATCCCAGTTGGCCGAGACGGTATTCGGAGCAGCGCGATATCAAGGCCTACCTGAACCGGCTGATGGACAACTACGGTCTGCGCCCGCACATCCGGTTCAACACAGAGGTGACCGGCGCGGACTTCGATGCGGCAACGCGACGGTGGCGAATCGAGACGAACACTGGCGAGACTTTGGATGCTGACGTGTTCGTGCCCGCCACCGGCCAGCTGTCCCGACCGGCAATCCCGGCGATCTCGGGCCGGGAGTCATTTGCGGGCGTCAGCTTCCATTCCGCGGAGTGGAATCACGACTACGAACTCGCCGGCAAGCGGGTGGCGGTCATCGGAACCGGTGCGAGCGCCGTCCAGTTCGTGCCGCGGATCCAGCCGGTGGTGGCCGATCTGACGGTCTTTCAGCGATCGGCTCCTTACATCCTGCCGAAGCCGGACACCGCGTACGGTCGTCTGCACCGGTTGACGTTTCGGCGGAGGCCACTGCTGCAAAGCGCGGAGCGGCTGCTGTGCTGGTCGGGCGGGGAACTTGCCGCCTTGGGCCTTGGGGGGAATCGAAGCATCGCACGCTTTGTCGGCTGGATCGCGAAATGGAATCTGCGCATACAAATTCCGGACGAGAAACTACGGGCGGCGCTGACGCCGGACTATCCGATCGGGTGCAAGTGTGTGCTATTCGGCAACAACTTCTATGCCGCGCTCACCGAAACCAATGTGCACGTGGTGACCGAGGCCATCACCGAGATCACCCCCCGAGGAATCCTGACTGCCGACGGTGTCGAGCACGACGTCGACGCCATCATCTACGGAACGGGCTTCCGGCCGCAGGAACTGTTGGCGCCGATGAAGATCCGAGATCACAACGGTCGCGACCTGCACGATGTGTGGGCCGCAGGCGCGCGGGCCTACCTAGGCATCGCGGTACCCGGTTTTCCGAATCTGTTCATCATGTATGGCCCGAACACCAATCTCGGCTCCGGGTCGATCATCTACATGCTCGAACGCCAAGCGCGCTACATCCGCCAACTCATCGAGCATCTCGACACTCATCCGGGAACCGCACTGGACGTTCGCGCCGACGTCGAGCGACACTACGATACCGAAGTGCAGCGCAGGCTCGCCTCGACGGTATGGGCTTCCTGTCCGAGCTGGTACCGCTCCGAAACCGGCCGGATCTCGACGAACTGGCCCGGACTGGTCAGTGAATACGACCGACGCACCCGCCGAGTCGAGATCGCGGACTACCGGCTCATGCCGTAG